AACGGAGGAAAGAAGTCAAGGAACTATGAGGCCAAATTTTAGAAGAAACATCCACATAAACAGGGAAATCACTAAGAATTATGACAGGCATTGTGTCCGAGTGAGAAAGTGCGCCTGGATGGGGGTAGATCATTGCAACAAGAGATGTGTGGTATGGACAGAGCCCAGCTGTGAATGGAATACATACAGTCACAATATGCAAACTCTAAACGCTGGTCTAGCCAAAATTACAACTAAATTGGGGGACAGGAAGACTAAGAGGAGAAGAGGGAAGGCCAAGGGCGGGAAAAGGATGAGGAAAGGGGTGTTAAAGGAAAAATCCTGTTTTTTGTAACAATGAGTCaattgataaaatttaaaactgaacaATCAAGTAGAAGCAATAAAAACAAGGTATTTAGAGGGAAACGGAGAAACAGGGACTGCTGTTTTTAAAATACCAAGCCTTAGAAAACTATTTGACTCTCTAAATTGTGCATATTTAACTGATaagttaaaactgaaaataaataaagcttgAGTTGTTTGAAAATCAATGATACAACCTCCAATTTAGGTGGTGTTATTCACCATCAAACAATAATTAGATTTATACGCGCAATCTAAAATACTCACAGAATCTTGTTTCCTCTCTCAGGAAGGATGCCATCTTGTTAACTGATGCGTTTGACTTCACTGATCAGTGTTTAAATTCAGCACTTGGCTGCTATGATGGAAATGTCTATGAACGTCTGTTCGAATGGGCTCAGAAATCACCGACCAATACTCAGGTAATTGAGTGCAACTCATTATAAATTATgtaagagagcagagaacaagCAGTGAATACACctccatattttcccattttaattgaTTTCCATTAGACTGGAAGTCACTTGGAATAGTGTAtcggtttaaaatatttttagagaataCCTACAAGAAACCGGGAGATGGAGTACAGCCTGACAGGAACCTTGAGCCTGGAGTGTAATCAGCAAAATGCACTGCTCGGAACTTGGTAAAGGGAATGAAGAAGAAGGCCCAAGTTCTAAATCATGGCTTGACATCCCTAAGGGCAAGCCAAACATAGTGGCAAACTGGCTTTTAAGTAACAAAAATAAGATGATAAATCACTACAGTGATTTAACCATctcattttcagctttttaactCTCCATTTTGTGTAGATAAAAGTGAGTATTCAGAGGTAACAGGAAGCTTGAGGGAGGGGAGTCTATCTCGGAACTGACTGCCAGCTGGAGATGCCTCCCCCCTCTTCACTCTAAGCCACCCCTGTAACAAAGAAGCTGCCCTGCCATCACCAACAGTGGCCTAGGAAATGACAATAAATGATGATTACAAGGGTTATGGAGAAAAGATCCCCAGCTGTCCTAGGCCAGAAagggggtagggggtagggggTAGGGAGGGAGCTCATAAAACCCTAAGGGCtctgctctgagcctcagtggcaaagtttataaatgttaataaatatattaactgGAGTGAGGAAATAAACCCCATATTTAGAATTTTGGAAACCAATATTTAATAGATTTGATACAGATGATCTATGGAGACACAATAGATTACTTTAAGTTCTATAATGCAAATGTTATTCAGATGATAAAACTTACTTTTTCACCTCTTCAGTCAAATTTCAGAAAAGGTGTCTTAACACCTCATCAAATTGGCAACTTGCAGGCTTTCGTTCACACTTAGCAGGGTGTTAGACTTGCTTTTAACAATTTGCATCCTGTCATACCTTGTAACTTAATTTAACATGATTATCTAAAGTTATAAAACAACTGTTTATCCCCAAAATGGTTGTCAGATAGACAGCCGATCCATTTCAGTTATTCCCCATCCCCAAGAAATCATTCTTTTGaatcaacaaaaaaatataaataagttaccTAAAGAAAGCATGATACGTTTAGTCCTTAGTACAAGATTTTCTTAGTGTGTTACCTGCTTTTCTAGTGAGACCTCTAATTAGAGCTCTCTACTTCTAACACTTAATTCCTGGCATAAAATACAGTAGTCCTCCCATCCCAGATCAGTGCCCATGATCTGAGGATAAATGTATGCCTTTTGGTGCTCCAGGGAAGAGCCCACCTGCTAAAACTCCTGTGAGGAAACACTGAAATACAGTGTTTTATTGGCAACCCAAGGAACATTCCAATTCTGATTCCCCATCTTTACTACAAAACAAACAACACTTTTTTGGCTTTTGGCtacatttttaatctttattttaaaataatttaatcttgATACTGTATGAGAGCAGACTTAAATAAGCACCACTGAACCACAGCATCCAGTTTTGGTCAAACACACTTCATCCCATTCCTCTCCTCTATCTCCCTTCTACTTGCGAACAATCAAGTTAGGAGTCTTTTCTTCCTAACTCCAGGATCTAGGATGGAGTACACACTCCatgtttctataaataaataaacatgatcTTATGACTTACACAGTGAAACGAAGGAACTAGCTGCATCCACAATGATGCAAATCCTCACCATTCTAGCGTGCATTACCTTGCTAAAAACGTGACAGGTACAGCAATGTGACTCTTTCATACACAGCAATTTAGGAATGTGAGATTACAGATGACTTTGGAGAACTGTTTCCAGTTAGTTAAATGACACATGGTTGACTGCTAGAACATAGCCACAtgatttttcaaaacatttcgAGCTCCTTCAAGGACCACCAAAGCAGCACTCTTAaaagtgcattttttttaactagCTGTAGATAATTTTGAGCCTGTAGTAACAGACATTTTTCCTCATTTGGACTACTAGAAAAAGGCACACTACATACAggtatttcaaataaattaaattagttGCCACACTGAAACGTGCCTTCTAGACAAAGTATGAATGGGAATATACTTCACTGTCATTTTTCAAGCAAACGTGCTATGCTAAGTCTAGCTCTGATACCtgctttttgactttttttttttcctaatctagACGCTATTTCCAAGCCATCTTCTCCGAAGTGAACTGCAAAAGTCTCTCCCCCCTTCCCTACCTTCCTGCTCTCCATCCCCATATTAACTCATATCTAAGTGATTCCTAATAGAAGCAAGCACTGAAGGAACCATTGTAGATACTTTCAAAACAAGAACCCTATCCTCTCTACCCCCAAAATTTTACTGTATAAATTGGTCCAAATTATAGCTAGATGCACTAAAGACACCTACTGATTCATTAtttcaatcattcaacaaatCTATATCAAGTATGAACTTAGAGCCAAAAATTCTTCCAGATACTGAGAATCTAAAGGAGTGAGAACAATAGAGACTGTCTTAAAGGAGCTTACAGTTTTAGTGGGATAgaccaaaaagtaaataaacaggTAAATATTATAAAAGATGAGGCTAGAGATGTAAAGGAAAGAATCAAGATACCACATTAGAAAATAATGATAACCTACTTTGATGTAGAATATTGCTCACCTGATTCCACCTTTTGGGTTCCTTGTGTTATGGTTAATGTTCACTTTCAAACTGTCAAGACTTTTATTCACATTAAATCCCAAAAGCAAATGataagctgttttgttttttaattggccACCTGCATCCACAATTTAAAATCTGTATAAGAGAAAGATGGcctttggaaaaaatgtttctCCATATGTTCACaccaaatgacttttaaaaataattttaaaaattaaggatcTTAcgtaatgttattttttttaagccaaagACTTCATCTGAAAATAAGTCAATTATtctggcagaaagaaaaaaagtcattaatTCTAGCAGAAATACTCTATCTTAATAATGTATGATTTTCTACGAACAGGGGAACCCTGCCTATGAGAAATATATAAGACCACTATTACAAGGTTGGAGATCCAAGCTGTGAAATAACCAATAGTACTCAAGAGGCAAACAGCACCACTATGTGATAAATGGAACTAcgacagataaataaaattatattttaaatttatattatgtgTTGCTGCTATTGTTGTTTTTACAAAGAGTCCTTACCTTTTAGAGACATAATTGAAGTATTTAAGGGTGAATTGACATAATAGCTATGATTCACTTCAAAATAATTCAGTGAGGGGAAAAACTGTTGGAAGGGAATAATTGTTGAAAGTTTGTCAATGGGTACAGGGGTGTCCATTATACTATTCTCTATTTTTGAGTAAGTTTGAAAtttcccacaataaaaaaaagtaccacTATCTATTTGTAGCATCTGTTTTGTTAAATACCAGATTTTGGCTTTGGATCTTGCAAAAGCCAACAGATTTTTTAATCATCTGGGTCTTTAGCACATCTATTTCCTAGGATTTAaaagaagacacacacacacaatcttccTCCAGCAGTACCTGTATTTGGTGTAATCTAAATAAAATTTAGAGGCTgggccatgccagggacctgggttcaattcccagtgcctgcccatgccaaaaataaataaataaataaataaaatttagagtCCTAGGAATGcaactaaatataaatttttttaagcattaaTTCTGCTATGGTGACAtgatttaaaatttcataaaaacaGATATGATTGTTCAAATTGTCCAAATAGTCAAGCAACATTTTTTGCATCATTTTCCATGGACCAAATAGATAAAACActcaaaattaaatgtcactgGACAAATTAAATTGCAAAAAACCCCAGCTGTTTACTTTTCCAAATTCACTTATATGAGCAATCATTTAGTTGTTAAGAATGAGTAAATCTGAGAGAATTTACCCAAAGCAAACCCCAGTCAACTGGGCAAGGACAAGACCTCATTAGTTTTtagcttaaaaaaatgtttaactactagtattattcccatttccatacTTGTTTTCTACCCAAATCATTTCACTTCACATTCAACTCAGCTAACTCAGTAACAGAGAACtgattgggatttttttttgtttgaggtAAACACCAATCAATTGGAAGGAAACAATTTCCCAGAAGGATAGCCTCATACTGATTTACTGAAACCCAGGAATCTGTCAATGACATtaaggtgttttaatttgaaaatagtgAAAATGGGACAATTATAGGTTTCTGGATGTTGGTTATATGTCAATCTTAAAACAAAGTTTCAGAGAAACATGGGTTAAAAAGGATGTAGGTTAGAGTTTTCAACCCCCTTTCAAAAAGAGAATTTCAGGATCTTCTCACAGACATAAGTAGAAAAGGAATGACTTGCCCCAGAGTACACCACTTCAGAGCTCCACTCTGTTTAGAAATTAAGAGAAGAAATCAACGTGTTTTTATAAGATGTTGTAGCCAACTTGGAAGATTCCTTCCAGTGAGTAGCTTTCAAGAAATAGAATCAAAAGATCTATGTAAAATAAGCCTATGGTGAATAAAAGTACATATTTGTTTGGTAAATAAAAGTAGATATATTTCTCAAACTGTTCTAGAACCTTTCTTCATTGCAATTTAATTTTTCCGCTCAGAAATTTAACTCCAATCAGACAAAACATTGGTGGGTCAACACAATATACTAGAGTAAAATGCCTAGAGAGTCCATTTGTTCTTGTGCACAATATTGGAATCAGGGTTATCTTCAGAGCTGACAACTGGTGGCTTATTGAAGAAAAATCTGTAACCTCCAACGTAAAtcctatttgaaaaaaattgtcaaattgtatattcatcattcaAAGACATATTCTTTTACACAATATTAATAATTTCATCTTTTCTGCTTCGGTGACACAGTAGAGTTTGTATAAATTGCAacctaaataaaaacaaaacaaaactgcaacCTAAGGTTCCACTGAGTCTTTCAAACACAAATGTACTATATTGTAACATAAAACAAACAATGCATATTTTAGATGTGGAAAACGATTTTccactaataataataaatacaaacccaattttcatatttcactttttattagCCTTTTTCTGGTAGACAGTACACTTGGGATTTATACTGCACCAGGCATAAAAAAGTAAGATTTCTACCACAGGGACATTTTTTATTCAGAATCCAATATAAATATTTCTAGTTAGACATTTCCATGGCTACAGATATTTGGTTGCTTGATTTATATGCATAGAAAGAAACAGTTGTCAtaactgtaaaagcagtacttaacAAGTACTTTTAAATGATTggaacagttttcctttaatattACAATACTGCTTACTGGCTTAGAAACTAGGTCACCCTACATGATGTTGTGATTTTCCTCAAAGGCATCAtgagttttctgtttattctttcaattctGCATTTTTAGCCTTCTAGTTGAGTTAGGGACCATTTAATCAGAAATTATTTTAGCACTGTAATAAAAAAAGCTCTGTTAAAGGGTAGATTATACAACATAATGATTTTCAgacttctttttataaaaaaggTATCTGGAGACTCTGAACAGGCACATGCATACTCGGAGTGAAGGAAACAAGGAAACATGGAAGAGTCTGCTAGAGTACAAAACTTCCTTCCTGATCCTCAATGCcttcaaataaatacaaatatttttaaaaaacaaacaaacaaaaaccccacaCTGTGatctaaaatttaaagaaaaaagggaaaaaaggcagTTTCTTTCATCTCTGGAAAGTCAGTTTCCAGAAACTTCTCCCCAAGCTGGAGATCAATCATCTGTCTTGCGGGCCAGTCTACAGAAAGTCCAGTTGTGCTCCACTGTGTTCTCATTGGCCCTCTCACTCATGTGATGTACTCGAGTGTTGCGGATTGTGAAACCTTGTTTTGTAATGTATTCCATCAGGTGGACCCGGAGAGAAACTTCTTGGTGATAATCACAGGGTCCAAATGTAAAGGAAACTTGGCAGTCTCTGGTGTCCATCATGTGCTTATTCCACTTGGTAAAATAGTTTGAGATGCCTTCTAGCAAGGAGTGGACCTTGGTGGTGATGGTTAATTGGGTTATGATGACAGCCACTGGATTGGAGTACTTAGAAAGCTTCCGAGTACTAGATAACTCCACAACTTCTTCAAAAGTATCCATAGGATACAAAGGCTTAGGGTCATTAAGACATTGAATCAAGGGCTCAATCTGATAAAAATCTGCTTCTTTCCGAAGCAGATCAAATTCCTTAAAATCCAGGGGTAAGGTCAACTCTGAAGTTCTTAAGAAGTTGAGGACATATCGGAAAAGTGGTCCATCTCGATCAATAAAATAATTGCCTTGAGGGTCCCGAGCTGTAGGGAAGTCCCCCCCAAACATTGCTCCAAGCATGGAATCCGGATAACGCGTCAGTGTGGTGAGAGACGTCGTGTACAAGTGTCCACCTACATTTAATGTGACGGGGTCAGTcatctgaaatttttttaaaaaatgatcagtcatttgaaatttaaaaatcctaaCTTTGACAAATTTAGAAAGTTAATGGTAGTGAGCAAAACAAAAGATTCCTTCAGGCTATAACGTATTCAGCAATCCTATAATGTGAGCAATGAAATAACTTTACTTTCAGTGATAAACCCATGCAGATGAAGGGATCTAACATTtgctttcaataaaaaaaaaagaaagacaaattcaATTCTTTGAAGTCTTACTCAAAGAATGGAAGACATGAACTTACAGAGCCATTTAACTACAGGCCCAGTATCTAGAAAGAAGTTTTCAGGTTAGAGTATAATTATAGGAAGGGAAAAgctaaactgaaaaaaattcattttattttttttctgatttaaaaaaaaagagactattttccttaactgaaattaagttataataaaaaatgatttagtAATATAAGTACATCTACTTTCAATGCTTCTTGGTGCTTCTACCCCTCAAAAAAGGGTGAAAAACCAtgaaatttgcattaaaaataaaaaagttggtGGGCCTaacatttttcatggaaaatataGTTTCGAATACTaagttaaaatgtacagtttagTCAATACAGCCTAGACACAAAACCATCATAGATCCAAAGCTAACAGgaacttttaaattttgcaatCTGATAGTGTATTCACTTTAGTAACTTTAATGTTGCAATCTGGCCTTGAATTTTGAGAAGCTATGTTCTCTGAATAACACATACCTTTGGTTTCAAAAATCACTatctaagcaaaaataaaactgtctAGTCATATACTTCAGGtaacagataagtaaaatatttctgactaaatgaataaaaaaacaggGAGACACAAAAAAAGCACGAATGTGAGAAAAGGCATCTTATCAACCATTCATTTCCATAACCACAGGAAAATATCCTCTGTCCTTTTATCTACTAGATCTTTTTAATAGTCACATACTCCATGAAGGAagagttttaaaattcttaaagttgggggtgcacaggtggttcagtggtagaatgctcacccttccatgcgggagaccagggtttgattcccggatgatgtaccccccccccaaaaaaggtcaAAAAGTTGTGGTATCTCTCAAATAAGTGATTATAAAAAGTCACCTggaggtagcacaacattgcgaaCACAATAGCGCTGCCATCTAcatgtgaatatgattaaaaaaggaaatgttacaGTGCATGTATGGtaagaacaaatttttttttaatccatggaactacagaCTCTaacttaaaccatggactacaattataaaagtgtgctatcatcaattataacaaatattccacaccaacgTAAAGTATCAATAATAGGTGGTATATGATAATGTTGTATTTTATACCtgatctgtaaacccacaacttgtctaataaaggggggaaaaagttACCTGGAGAGTTCATAATGAATTTGTttacaaaaaacaccaaataaaacaaaaacaccccCCAAAATTTGTCTAAAGTAATTAAAGGGGCACGGCTTTAGAAATTCATCATTTTCATCCTTATGTCTTACTTGTAGCGAGGAATACATATGTAGGGGAAAAAGACTAGCACATAAATATAATTTGCCAGGTCTTCAAAATGCATCTGCAACAGTCACTCACCATATAGCCCCAGTCTCCATTATCCATCTGTTCCAGCGCTACGTCTCTGGAAGCCCAGGTTCCAGGGAAGcttcaggaggaaaaaaaacagacatgTGATAGCACCTGTAATCGtgaaaatagagaagaaagatCTTATCACATACCAGTGCAGGTCAAACACCAGAAAACCACTCatctttgattattaaaacctacTACAGGGCAAAGATTCAGTCCCTAGGACCTTGTGTGTGTCCTCTGCCCTTATTACATGGATCACCAGCACATTCTTCACATTTCCCTAGAGACTGACATTCTTTACAAAGAAAAACTATTCCAGACTTAGAGAAAAGCTTGGGAGGTAAAGTAATCATTCAAACCCTACCTATCTTCTCTGAAAACATAGTGTGCAGAATATCCATAGGAAAATACTATGATTAGCTCTGCAACTTATCCTGGTACAAACCTATGCCGGTCCTTATCAAAAAGGTCTGTCAAGTTGTTCTTCTGAGACCTGAATGACAAGTCATTCGAGAGAAATGAAACTCCTTTTCATTAGCATTTTAGCTATACAAACAAAACATCttggtaaaaatattaaaaatcataaacTTCCCAAGACCCCattattactttccagaaaaataCATCAGAATAGTATTTATAACCAAAAACTTAGTTATACTTTTAATAATGATGTATTTCACTTTATACAATAAtcataataaacagaaaactatttaaatatCAAACCAAAAGAGCACAATTTGGGGCAAAAAGAGCTTTGCAAATCTGGTTAAGAATCAAGTAGCCAGCATTTATGGAGAGCCTGCCTTAAAACATTGATAAACGCCCAGCTACTAATGATCCCAGTTTGAATTTATCTTTATATACAACTCAAAAGCACTTAAACAGTTTCCCTGCTACTGAAATTGCTTTAGTCAGTTCCCTCTCACACATTTCATTCCCCAAATCAACCTGCAAAGCAAACTGCAGAGCAAATTTCAAAAGCTCTGGCAAGAGATGGTAAGAAACACGGACTTAGCTAGGAAAAGCATTTGCTTTTTTATGTGGTTTCTGAACAGATCCACTTTTCCCACTTTTAGAGGAATCTGGCACACAATTCCCAGAACAAGCCCTGGCTACAGAGGATCACAAAGGCTCTTTCTCAAAAGGTCACTGAGGCATGTAGAGAACATTTGCATAGCACAGCATGGGCTGAAATCAGAGCCTGAAGCATCTATTTCTCCACCTTGCAAATTCTTCAAAGCAAACAAGCTAAAATGTGGACCAGATGATGCAGAGTCAGTTTTTATTCGCCATGCTTGGCAGTTGGATAAAGATAGGCTTCCACATGCTATAGGGTGAGaaatggaacaaatgttaaattcaggGTTATTGTCACAACCTTTCATTCCTCTGACTTTCTTCACAAACAGTATTTGAAACAGAGACCCAAGATACAGGCTTAACCAATCTGTCTTACAGGCATTTGATTTGGTTACTGAGAAAGATTAGTAACTGAGCGATTTAAA
This portion of the Tamandua tetradactyla isolate mTamTet1 chromosome 15, mTamTet1.pri, whole genome shotgun sequence genome encodes:
- the KCTD6 gene encoding BTB/POZ domain-containing protein KCTD6 translates to MDNGDWGYMMTDPVTLNVGGHLYTTSLTTLTRYPDSMLGAMFGGDFPTARDPQGNYFIDRDGPLFRYVLNFLRTSELTLPLDFKEFDLLRKEADFYQIEPLIQCLNDPKPLYPMDTFEEVVELSSTRKLSKYSNPVAVIITQLTITTKVHSLLEGISNYFTKWNKHMMDTRDCQVSFTFGPCDYHQEVSLRVHLMEYITKQGFTIRNTRVHHMSERANENTVEHNWTFCRLARKTDD